The following proteins are encoded in a genomic region of Molothrus aeneus isolate 106 chromosome 14, BPBGC_Maene_1.0, whole genome shotgun sequence:
- the LOC136562521 gene encoding nuclear pore glycoprotein p62-like — protein sequence MSQFSFGAPAPGGAFGLGAPRAAAATTASSGFSFSAPAPASTGFSFGSAAPAAGGSQPAGLFSFSRPGTAAQPSGFSFGSASAAPAAPAAAAFPLGANTPKVTFGASTATPAPAVTGGFSFGAPAATSTPSSQAAAPSGFAFGSAANSSSSSSTAPSGTPGGFTFSSGTTSQAGTAGFSIGTVAAPATSAGLSFGTAPAAAASTSTATLAAATPTAAPFSLGGQPTGLTFGVQPSTASTSTSTATLTTSTSQAPTLSFGTKLGVTSTAASTASTTSTTSMLGSTGPSLFASVATSSGPASSSTTGLSLGATSTGSTGTGSLGTLGFGLKVPGTTAATTSTATGTTSASGFPLNLKPLTTTGAIGAVTSTAATTTTASAPPVMTYAQLESLINKWSLELEDQEKHFLHQATQVNAWDRMLIENGEKITSLHREVEKVKVDQKRLDQELDFILSQQKELEDLLTPLEESVKEQSGTIYLQHADEERERTYKLAENIDAQLKRMAQDLKDITEHLNTSRGPADTSDPLQQICKILNAHMDSLQWIDQNSAVLQRKVEEVTKVCESRRKEQERSFRITFD from the exons ATGAGCCAGTTCAGCTTCGGAGCGCCTGCGCCCGGCGGTGCCTTCGGCCTGGGCGCGCCccgagccgccgccgccaccaCGGCCAGCAGCGGCTTCTCCTTCTCCGCGCCGGCGCCCGCCTCCACCGGCTTCAGCTTCGGCAGCGCGGCgccggcggcgggcggcagcCAGCCCGCCGGGCTCTTCTCCTTCAGCAGGCCGGGCACGGCCGCGCAGCCCTCCGGCTTCAGCTTCGGCTCGGCCAGcgcggcccccgccgccccggcaGCCGCCGCCTTCCCGCTGGG GGCAAACACCCCAAAAGTGACCTTtggagccagcactgccactccagctcctgcagtcacGGGGGGCTTTTCCTTTGGTGCCCCTGCAGCAACCAGCACCCCCTCGAGTCAGGCAGCAGCCCCGTCTGGCTTTGCCTTTGGCtctgctgccaacagcagcagcagcagcagcacagctccctctgggacaccaggaGGCTTCACCTTCTCCAGTGGCACCACGAGCCAGGCGGGCACGGCCGGGTTCAGCATCGGCACCGTGGCTGCGCCGGCCACGTCggcagggctgagctttggCACGGCCCCTgcggctgctgccagcaccagcacgGCCACCCTGGCAGCTGCCACCCCAACAGCAGCGCCCTTCAGCCTCGGGGGGCAGCCCACAG GTCTGACCTTTGGGGTTCAGCCTTCCACAGCATCCACCAGTACAAGCACAGCAACACTGACCACAAGCACCAGCCAGGCCCCCACCCTGAGCTTTGGAACCAAGCTGGGAG TCAcatccacagctgccagcacggcctccaccaccagcaccacctcAATGCTGGGCTCCACGGGGCCCTCCTTGTTTGCATCTGTGGCAACTTCTTCAGGCCcagcctcctccagcaccaCGGGCCTCTCAC TGGGTGCCACCTCCACTGGTTCCACTGGGACAGGCAGTCTGGGAACACTTGGCTTTGGATTAAAGGTTCCTGGaaccacagctgccaccacaAGCACTGCCACTG GGACAACCTCTGCTTCTGGCTTTCCCTTGAACCTGAAGCCATTGACTACCACTGGTGCCATTGGAGCTGTGACCTCCACAGCTGCCACAACCACCACAGCCAG TGCCCCCCCAGTGATGACTTATGCCCAGCTGGAGAGTTTGATCAACAAGTggagcctggagctggaggaCCAAGAGAAGCACTTCCTGCATCAGGCCACACAAGTCAATGCCTGGGACCGCATGCTGATCGAGAATGGGGAGAAG ATTACTTCACTACACAGAGAAGTAGAGAAGGTGAAGGTTGACCAGAAGAG ACTGGATCAGGAACTGGACTTCATTCTGTcccagcagaaggagctggaggactTGCTGACCCCTCTGGAGGAGTCTGTGAAGGAGCAGAGCGGGACCATCTACCTGCAGCACGCGGATGAGGAACGGGAGAGGAC CTACAAACTGGCTGAAAACATCGATGCTCAGCTGAAGCGCATGGCACAGGATCTGAAGGACATCACTGAGCACCTGAACACATCAAGGGGCCCAGCAGACACAAGTGACCCT